A genome region from Gardnerella vaginalis includes the following:
- a CDS encoding InlB B-repeat-containing protein: MARTKNSGSDVLSIKSAKHKSVSGDASNANDVKSVKSVKKNAKTAKRSSSSTATSVSGRRLGVAAVALASTLSMVLPGAAALARTSFNPDSFDPSYVNSVAKTSGKGAGNGAGKGSGNGKGDGDGNGLYKNGLLNTGATSDRTMRQMVDSVKEYLVKNTDSNAIAEGVKNQETVAGDSSVGVKDSGEYFVTNGDSSSPSNRSFDTNNFEDRSATSSADNSATKTATKSEQDTASSEIAKPVKSAKKPDVKHTKAEQTNPAETGKVAEKPKSNASVPATKTTEKPAVAKPKVENSVKPADTKASDTKPAATNPDAVKPAGTKPAAAPASKQPTQPETSQPASAKPVAKTEPEAKAEPNQNSAQTEHAENQQPANAKPAASNTDSEGTKPTDVKPAENQQPANAQSGNAESSKPAAEQNTNAQPSSTHSENTNTVSDANTPNGRVRRSVGSGDGASNGGSVAPADNTTATPTTTPASNTTAPSAPVTPASAESNAGAGTTANPSSEKPSAQTNAQGSQSSAEGATTGATSEDKSATHSATAQNTASEPGSASSNNPTSSPASTSTPTTGTPTTGTTTNNAATDPNSQVIKPNTDNPTAGSTSEANGQVQTDKKPKATYNLKIRYTIGGAANKQLVQPYELTIDVEKLNKLDDVNSYEYIELPKSAGYRPSVYHSGDYQYYVKKGEGDNSKFVIDDGTDADAVRYLRLSKKLITDYAVKERPAVGGNNGAQAPQTSSSQATTNPQSSSSTQPKAEDGIQYYGELNINYAPKTAKYYVRHLVQDLDHKDEFHDAPNLGIGKVITVKHKDGTSENIHVTEITGTVGSDVTAVSTYIPGYEPEHNLISSPLSDSEDESDKLVLNLRYYRKAYEVTYDSAGGTDVTAQKVYYQQPVPKVTKPTRRGYTFKGWSLVDPSKKSNSLYDDNTIVSLDDYQMPDHNVQFLANWEANKTTSYRVNVWVQKADLVDKEHPNSLANYDFVGLVERKNVQTDSEVALDKMDDAGVAKDTSKLNGESVDDYVESPELGLTRKELQGTEANDHEDGLIAKFNWMNDTHVTNLDGYDTNNLENNYIKDSKGNYVKDAKGIRTSKDLFTRYFHVNKELTKKLNREEHDFVPGRPDFGKRIKSMLCADDLNNTLNLVYDRNTYELIFAKPAKSFEGANNAAIKKTDEHGKTTIYCYAGGGECSKKYDGATKDEHGTEINHKGYRVNVRYGQKLTDIWPGAEEIDLSNDLLSDKEEKKASLGWRIGPAGKADYRDTPPFRFTKKEFADPKFRVVGEKQAPKISDDPEHNPQTTHELKDNQRLLTVDTTGAHNDIPYTVIIKKQSIASAKSGNDPSDDDYVISTDSYAKDDTNNDEYKYTAPSIAGFEPKDEKVKPERDDFSDFYDKIHDIYNNLTGEDTPDEDAPEEDRNSFPTPNYTSGEEDEDGGLALKNLNDAIAERLKTDPAYKKYYEFKKKYHISWHSYLVGFEGKLKFGDSNVPNELEENGIVTLEYKRQKYFVRFYNADGNAIKDGSVAATEELPFEYSLSKRGNAKLTGKDADLYYDNGNVKSYDASVTKNGGTDTATQFDGKYTFTLNGKTYSIERPKNLPKDYVFKGWAVDQAGTRFINGEDKDITVPVNGIKLYAAWGKPEGIKHTVTLNYNMPEIDGNGKEIKDSNVVTKQQFDHYYVIKENKDIKVPTRKGYDFYGWEITKNGTTLPYAFGNKVVEDITLDAVWVQDTRYNGTFKHIFLKPGYTFTDYKKAGLTDAEKAAMVDHVSTQTVSGLREHLRYNAEAVYSDETHFPDKHFTSFEASKDEDQNTGEFIYQTYNTRKYKVRYVTTDKDGNEKDLLPESEVSSVNRKYDVAFYKPIEGFMPETTQQNIEYATDEDGKQIGEKTYTFRYKDVRVLKRKCYPPQGTEHPQDTEYQDPKHPQYRPDHYTRYVFKVAKDQSSMGSVVDWQGSKVADGSALVYDAIKGTKAYQMPLPTVKAKQGYEFAGWTSKIGSSEAGSTELQYSDGVNRLPIRSEEQNSPEVIYIANFKLKAPVAAAPQVLTPKENISTGSSDDAKKLITNANDYPADATFSFAPGEKFDNTPGLHKIKVQVTLGNNTAAAEVLYRVLPDLVYASDWDKFKATDYGSNNAGDYVPITFTGKNDEGTIIGHDGGNANTPAGGETTLTAYVYKGKDVRIRVPQAFGKDYNDQHYHYVFKGWATKVVEPTTSTPSSGTTSAGTAQPEQKKPEQTFDINSSDRYKKVNLDNGVTYHAIYKRIDYFSSSSDNGTVPEDSVVAIFKPAPGRKWKIDGTNGPKVFYVKKGTDLSQITKTVDGKTVNVLEMLQNNLTNPTGKWSRSSMLNDGNKVAEVKDVADVTGDWKDGWHVNEPFQEFVADQTPWTEPEVQTDYLVAVQDKRDTLPALDKYLTNLDDLKKEAETKGDIEDVKIEYDLPKGKDPKDFEDKMLKKPSLYTVPLRITVNYKDGVEPKKYKRVARLKVIYQLMYPESLPKVDNTHSGTQQPGSGTQTDKQPVIGESGEIDFVTKNNKNYVKVEFEDPTAYEGAASGRKEYYILKASSDEITSGDYTKGIKAPQVTGAKHDDRSFHYEFLGWEMVEGSTVPATRASLPAAAPLPTLALFATISNATSPAETRSANTGGSSTTNLYTKEQIAKMAFTQNTKFRAVLRRVDNVLKPGTNEKIPDNYVPHLFLPGFGRRWTDGTSNPKVYYFDPESSNYYNDINNKVDDLGSQLKGFGGWSIYGAAGNELTSASPDYNKKETRVYVAKQARVDDVNASDIVLSVGDGIPGPDELVHGNDAKSNPNIVGVQGAGVYDINKAITKPGITTVVVNVTRTNDKKEQVIVPVKVHIRVLPKVIADKDLPEKGTKEYEFIAQNYTKVMYAAGEGGTMQSPMHTYWVRNGKESAIKDYIPDVLADKGYVFKDWSSKTIEKPASPADQRKATNEEREVLANIAIVDGMQFVAKIIRNSHNSTLAALQNLLSEAQKENAKGIYEAKKEQLAKIAESNGKHYLAELIRKSNNSTLAALSNLLAQNITNPLEINNTIERDKLAELADAAGKSFVAKIIRNSKKSSLEALKQLLRNVGVNPETSLPEPKPIRETTITANFEKMAPMKFTFSGSAREGILTNFRLQNMTEGSGDANNKITVDGKEVTINELVSQVKNSVNGISAKCAGTACTISGTPKIVDSKPKVELTFTTTDKYGRQAEITVEIDVISESKPAPMLVPTPAPVPTPVPPAPAPAPSKPEEEQRQEEYPIPESYPYIPMPEAPSSEVVPEQTAEAKQKTEPEAVKDSAKQPSEALPQTGSDVTQSALIASLLASVGLAGFAAKHRRRKNEDNES, encoded by the coding sequence TTGGCTAGAACTAAAAATAGTGGTAGTGACGTTTTAAGCATTAAATCTGCTAAGCATAAGAGCGTTTCTGGCGACGCTAGTAACGCTAATGACGTTAAGAGTGTTAAGAGCGTTAAGAAAAATGCTAAGACTGCTAAGCGTTCTTCTTCGTCTACCGCTACTAGTGTTTCTGGTCGTCGCCTTGGCGTTGCAGCTGTAGCTTTAGCGTCTACATTGTCTATGGTGTTGCCTGGCGCAGCGGCTTTAGCTAGGACTTCTTTTAACCCTGATTCTTTTGATCCGTCTTATGTAAATAGTGTTGCTAAGACTTCTGGCAAAGGTGCTGGAAATGGCGCCGGCAAAGGCTCTGGTAATGGCAAGGGCGATGGCGATGGAAACGGCTTATATAAGAATGGATTGCTTAACACGGGTGCTACTTCTGATCGCACTATGCGTCAGATGGTTGATTCTGTTAAGGAATATTTAGTTAAGAATACTGATTCTAATGCTATCGCTGAAGGCGTTAAGAATCAGGAAACGGTTGCTGGCGATTCTTCCGTAGGTGTTAAGGATTCTGGCGAATATTTTGTTACAAATGGCGATTCGTCTTCGCCTTCAAATCGTTCTTTTGATACTAATAATTTTGAGGATAGATCTGCTACTAGTAGTGCAGATAATAGTGCTACTAAGACTGCGACTAAGAGTGAGCAAGATACAGCAAGTTCTGAGATTGCAAAACCTGTAAAATCTGCGAAGAAGCCAGATGTAAAGCATACTAAGGCTGAGCAAACCAATCCAGCTGAAACTGGTAAGGTTGCGGAAAAGCCAAAGTCGAACGCGTCTGTACCTGCAACTAAAACGACTGAAAAGCCAGCTGTTGCAAAACCTAAAGTTGAAAATTCTGTAAAGCCAGCTGACACAAAGGCTTCAGATACAAAGCCAGCTGCGACAAATCCTGATGCTGTAAAGCCAGCAGGCACAAAGCCAGCTGCCGCTCCTGCATCGAAGCAACCTACACAACCAGAAACTTCACAGCCTGCAAGTGCAAAGCCTGTTGCGAAGACGGAACCAGAAGCAAAGGCTGAACCAAATCAGAATTCAGCGCAGACTGAACACGCTGAAAATCAGCAGCCTGCAAACGCAAAACCAGCTGCTTCAAATACTGATTCTGAGGGTACTAAGCCTACTGATGTTAAGCCAGCTGAAAATCAGCAGCCTGCGAATGCGCAGTCTGGAAATGCTGAAAGCTCGAAGCCTGCGGCTGAGCAGAATACAAATGCACAACCTTCAAGCACTCACTCAGAAAATACGAATACAGTAAGCGATGCAAATACACCAAATGGGCGTGTTCGTAGGTCTGTTGGGAGCGGCGATGGTGCTTCCAATGGGGGTAGTGTAGCTCCTGCAGATAATACAACTGCAACTCCGACTACTACTCCTGCAAGCAATACAACTGCACCGTCTGCTCCTGTAACTCCTGCAAGTGCGGAATCTAATGCTGGTGCTGGAACTACAGCGAACCCAAGTTCAGAAAAACCAAGTGCGCAAACCAATGCTCAAGGTTCGCAAAGCAGTGCAGAAGGTGCAACTACAGGTGCTACAAGCGAAGATAAAAGCGCTACGCATTCAGCTACTGCACAAAACACTGCTTCAGAGCCTGGGTCTGCTTCGAGCAATAATCCAACGTCTTCACCTGCTTCAACGTCTACACCGACCACTGGCACACCGACCACTGGCACAACAACTAATAACGCAGCAACTGATCCAAATAGCCAGGTAATTAAGCCTAATACGGATAATCCAACGGCTGGCAGCACCAGTGAAGCCAATGGTCAGGTACAAACTGACAAAAAGCCAAAAGCTACTTACAATTTGAAAATTCGCTACACGATTGGTGGCGCTGCGAATAAGCAGCTTGTGCAGCCGTACGAGCTTACGATTGACGTTGAAAAGTTGAATAAGCTTGACGATGTTAATAGTTACGAATACATTGAGCTTCCAAAGTCTGCTGGATACCGCCCGTCCGTATATCACTCCGGTGATTACCAGTACTACGTTAAAAAAGGTGAGGGAGATAACAGCAAGTTCGTTATTGACGATGGCACGGATGCGGATGCTGTTCGCTACTTGCGTTTAAGCAAGAAGCTGATTACTGATTACGCTGTAAAGGAAAGGCCGGCTGTTGGGGGCAATAACGGCGCTCAAGCTCCGCAAACCTCATCATCTCAAGCAACTACAAATCCGCAATCTTCATCCTCTACGCAGCCAAAAGCAGAAGACGGCATTCAGTACTACGGCGAGTTGAACATCAACTACGCTCCTAAAACAGCTAAGTACTATGTGCGTCACTTGGTGCAGGATCTTGATCATAAGGATGAGTTCCACGATGCTCCAAATTTGGGTATAGGTAAAGTAATTACTGTAAAGCATAAGGATGGCACTTCTGAGAATATTCACGTTACGGAGATTACTGGCACAGTTGGCTCGGATGTAACAGCTGTTTCAACGTATATTCCAGGCTATGAACCTGAGCACAATCTTATTAGCTCGCCGCTTTCGGATTCTGAAGATGAAAGCGACAAGCTTGTTTTGAACCTTCGCTACTACCGTAAAGCGTATGAGGTTACTTACGATTCTGCTGGCGGTACGGATGTTACTGCTCAAAAAGTGTATTACCAGCAACCTGTGCCAAAAGTTACGAAACCAACTAGGCGCGGCTACACTTTTAAAGGATGGTCTTTAGTAGATCCTAGCAAAAAGAGTAATTCACTTTATGATGATAATACTATTGTTTCTCTTGATGACTACCAGATGCCGGATCACAATGTGCAATTCCTCGCTAATTGGGAAGCGAACAAGACTACTAGCTACCGCGTGAATGTGTGGGTGCAAAAGGCGGATTTGGTTGATAAAGAGCATCCGAATTCGCTTGCAAACTACGACTTTGTTGGTCTTGTTGAGCGCAAGAACGTGCAAACTGATAGTGAAGTTGCGCTTGATAAGATGGATGATGCTGGCGTTGCTAAGGATACTAGTAAGCTTAATGGCGAAAGCGTAGATGATTATGTAGAAAGCCCAGAGCTTGGCTTAACTAGAAAAGAGCTGCAGGGTACAGAAGCGAATGACCACGAAGACGGCTTAATTGCAAAGTTCAACTGGATGAACGATACGCATGTAACAAACTTAGACGGGTATGATACTAATAATCTTGAAAACAATTACATTAAAGATTCTAAAGGAAACTATGTTAAAGACGCTAAGGGCATAAGAACTTCTAAGGACTTATTCACGCGCTACTTCCACGTGAATAAGGAGCTTACTAAAAAGCTTAACCGTGAGGAACATGATTTTGTGCCGGGTCGCCCAGATTTTGGCAAACGCATTAAGTCGATGCTTTGCGCGGACGACTTAAACAACACACTCAACTTAGTTTACGACCGCAATACTTATGAGCTTATTTTTGCTAAGCCTGCTAAATCTTTTGAAGGTGCCAACAATGCTGCTATAAAGAAAACAGACGAGCATGGCAAAACAACTATTTACTGCTATGCTGGCGGCGGTGAGTGCTCAAAGAAGTATGATGGCGCAACCAAAGATGAGCATGGCACTGAGATTAACCACAAAGGTTACCGTGTAAATGTTCGCTACGGTCAAAAGCTTACTGATATTTGGCCAGGAGCAGAAGAGATAGATCTTAGTAATGATCTGCTTAGTGATAAAGAAGAAAAAAAGGCTTCTCTTGGGTGGCGTATTGGACCTGCAGGTAAAGCGGATTATCGTGACACTCCTCCATTTCGTTTTACTAAAAAAGAATTTGCTGACCCTAAATTCCGTGTAGTGGGTGAGAAACAAGCGCCTAAAATTAGCGATGACCCTGAGCATAATCCTCAGACTACACACGAGTTAAAAGATAATCAGCGTCTGCTTACAGTTGATACAACCGGTGCTCATAATGATATTCCATATACGGTTATTATTAAAAAGCAAAGTATTGCGTCTGCTAAAAGCGGCAATGATCCAAGCGATGATGATTATGTGATTTCAACAGATTCCTATGCTAAGGATGATACCAATAACGACGAGTACAAGTATACTGCGCCGTCTATTGCTGGTTTTGAACCAAAAGATGAAAAAGTAAAACCTGAACGGGACGATTTCAGTGATTTCTATGACAAAATACATGATATTTATAACAATTTAACAGGTGAAGATACTCCAGACGAAGATGCTCCAGAAGAAGATAGGAACAGCTTTCCTACCCCTAATTATACTTCTGGCGAAGAAGATGAAGATGGAGGACTTGCTCTTAAAAATTTAAATGATGCTATTGCTGAAAGACTTAAAACTGATCCAGCATATAAGAAATATTATGAGTTTAAGAAAAAGTATCATATTAGTTGGCATTCTTATCTTGTTGGATTTGAAGGAAAGCTTAAGTTTGGTGACAGCAATGTTCCTAATGAATTAGAAGAAAACGGAATAGTAACTCTCGAGTACAAGCGCCAGAAGTACTTCGTGCGGTTTTATAATGCGGACGGCAATGCTATAAAGGACGGCAGTGTCGCTGCTACAGAAGAACTGCCGTTTGAGTATAGCTTGTCTAAGCGCGGCAACGCTAAATTGACGGGCAAAGACGCAGACTTGTACTACGACAATGGCAACGTTAAGTCTTACGATGCTTCTGTAACTAAAAACGGTGGCACCGATACCGCAACTCAGTTCGACGGCAAGTACACTTTCACGCTTAATGGCAAGACTTACTCCATCGAGCGTCCTAAAAATCTGCCAAAAGACTACGTTTTTAAGGGCTGGGCTGTTGATCAAGCCGGCACTCGGTTTATAAATGGCGAAGACAAAGATATTACAGTGCCAGTCAACGGCATTAAGCTTTACGCTGCGTGGGGTAAGCCAGAAGGTATTAAGCACACTGTAACGCTTAACTACAATATGCCTGAAATTGACGGAAACGGCAAAGAAATAAAGGACTCTAACGTAGTTACGAAACAGCAGTTCGATCACTACTATGTTATTAAGGAAAATAAAGATATAAAGGTTCCAACGCGCAAAGGTTACGACTTCTACGGCTGGGAAATTACTAAGAACGGCACGACTTTGCCGTACGCTTTCGGCAACAAAGTAGTAGAAGATATAACGCTTGATGCAGTGTGGGTTCAGGATACTCGCTACAACGGCACTTTTAAGCACATATTCTTAAAGCCAGGGTACACGTTTACTGACTATAAGAAGGCTGGTCTTACAGACGCAGAAAAAGCCGCGATGGTGGATCACGTTTCTACTCAAACGGTTTCCGGCTTGCGTGAGCATTTGCGCTACAATGCGGAAGCAGTCTACAGTGACGAAACGCACTTCCCAGATAAGCATTTCACGAGCTTTGAAGCCTCGAAGGACGAGGATCAGAATACTGGCGAGTTTATCTACCAAACGTACAATACGCGCAAGTATAAGGTTCGCTATGTAACAACTGACAAAGACGGCAATGAAAAGGATCTTCTTCCAGAAAGCGAAGTCAGCTCTGTAAATCGAAAGTACGACGTAGCGTTCTACAAGCCGATTGAAGGCTTTATGCCGGAAACTACGCAGCAGAATATTGAATACGCTACTGACGAAGATGGCAAGCAGATTGGCGAAAAAACATACACCTTCAGGTATAAAGACGTTCGCGTGCTTAAGCGCAAGTGTTATCCTCCTCAGGGTACTGAGCATCCTCAGGATACTGAGTATCAGGATCCTAAGCATCCTCAGTATCGCCCGGATCACTACACGCGCTACGTGTTTAAAGTGGCCAAAGACCAAAGCTCTATGGGTAGCGTTGTTGACTGGCAAGGAAGTAAGGTAGCTGACGGCTCTGCTCTTGTGTACGATGCGATTAAGGGCACGAAGGCTTACCAGATGCCGCTTCCAACAGTGAAAGCGAAGCAAGGCTATGAGTTTGCTGGCTGGACTTCGAAAATCGGTTCGTCTGAAGCTGGTTCTACGGAGCTTCAGTATTCTGATGGCGTAAATCGTTTGCCGATTCGCTCCGAAGAGCAGAACAGCCCTGAAGTAATTTACATTGCTAACTTCAAGCTGAAGGCACCTGTTGCTGCAGCTCCGCAAGTGCTTACGCCAAAGGAGAATATTAGTACCGGAAGTAGTGATGATGCTAAGAAGCTTATAACCAATGCTAATGATTATCCGGCTGATGCTACGTTCAGCTTTGCGCCTGGCGAAAAGTTTGACAACACTCCAGGATTGCACAAGATTAAAGTGCAAGTGACGCTTGGCAATAACACTGCTGCAGCTGAAGTGCTGTACCGCGTGCTGCCAGATTTAGTGTACGCAAGCGATTGGGATAAGTTTAAGGCTACTGACTACGGCAGCAATAATGCTGGCGATTACGTGCCGATTACCTTTACTGGCAAGAACGATGAAGGCACTATTATTGGTCACGATGGCGGTAATGCTAATACTCCTGCTGGCGGAGAAACTACGCTTACTGCGTACGTTTATAAGGGTAAGGATGTTAGAATCCGTGTGCCGCAAGCCTTCGGTAAAGATTACAACGACCAGCATTACCACTACGTGTTTAAGGGTTGGGCGACTAAGGTTGTAGAACCGACTACTAGTACGCCTTCTTCTGGCACGACTTCTGCTGGTACAGCACAGCCAGAGCAGAAGAAGCCAGAGCAGACGTTTGACATAAATTCAAGCGACCGCTACAAGAAGGTCAATTTAGACAACGGCGTAACTTACCACGCTATTTACAAGCGAATCGACTACTTCTCCAGCTCGTCCGACAACGGAACAGTTCCAGAAGATTCTGTAGTTGCAATCTTCAAGCCTGCTCCAGGACGAAAGTGGAAGATTGACGGCACAAATGGCCCTAAGGTGTTCTACGTAAAGAAGGGCACTGATCTTTCCCAAATCACGAAGACTGTTGATGGGAAGACAGTGAATGTTCTTGAGATGCTTCAAAACAATCTCACCAACCCTACTGGCAAGTGGTCTCGAAGCAGCATGCTTAATGACGGTAATAAAGTTGCTGAAGTTAAAGATGTTGCTGACGTGACTGGTGATTGGAAAGACGGCTGGCATGTCAATGAACCATTCCAAGAGTTTGTGGCAGATCAAACTCCTTGGACAGAGCCAGAAGTGCAGACTGATTACTTGGTTGCTGTGCAAGATAAGCGTGACACGCTTCCGGCGTTAGACAAGTACTTGACAAATCTTGATGATTTGAAGAAAGAGGCAGAAACTAAGGGCGATATAGAAGATGTAAAAATCGAATACGATTTGCCGAAAGGTAAGGATCCAAAAGACTTTGAAGATAAAATGCTTAAGAAGCCTTCTTTGTACACTGTGCCGCTAAGGATTACAGTCAATTACAAGGACGGAGTGGAACCTAAAAAGTATAAGCGCGTTGCCCGCCTTAAGGTGATTTACCAGCTGATGTATCCAGAAAGCTTGCCGAAGGTTGATAATACTCATTCTGGTACTCAACAGCCTGGTTCTGGTACTCAGACTGATAAACAACCAGTTATTGGCGAATCTGGCGAGATTGATTTTGTTACAAAGAATAACAAAAACTACGTTAAGGTAGAGTTTGAGGATCCAACTGCTTATGAAGGTGCTGCTTCGGGCCGTAAAGAATATTACATCTTGAAGGCTAGCAGCGACGAAATTACAAGTGGAGACTATACTAAGGGCATAAAGGCTCCTCAAGTTACTGGCGCAAAGCACGATGATCGTAGCTTCCACTACGAGTTTCTTGGTTGGGAGATGGTTGAGGGCAGTACTGTGCCTGCCACACGTGCTAGCTTACCTGCTGCAGCTCCTCTGCCAACGTTAGCTCTGTTTGCAACTATATCTAACGCAACATCTCCTGCTGAAACACGTTCTGCTAATACGGGTGGCTCGTCAACGACAAATCTTTACACTAAAGAACAAATTGCTAAGATGGCGTTTACTCAAAACACCAAGTTTAGAGCTGTCCTTAGAAGAGTGGATAACGTGTTGAAGCCTGGCACCAATGAGAAGATTCCGGATAATTACGTGCCACATTTGTTCTTACCAGGTTTTGGTAGAAGGTGGACCGATGGCACTTCCAATCCGAAGGTGTACTACTTTGATCCAGAAAGTAGTAACTATTATAACGATATTAATAATAAAGTTGATGATTTAGGTAGTCAGCTTAAAGGTTTTGGTGGCTGGTCTATTTATGGTGCTGCTGGCAACGAACTCACGTCCGCTTCACCTGATTATAATAAAAAAGAAACTCGCGTATATGTTGCAAAACAGGCGCGTGTTGACGACGTGAACGCGTCGGATATTGTTCTAAGCGTTGGCGACGGCATACCTGGTCCTGATGAGCTTGTGCACGGGAATGATGCTAAGTCGAATCCTAATATTGTTGGCGTGCAAGGTGCTGGCGTATACGATATTAACAAGGCAATTACTAAGCCGGGTATTACCACTGTCGTAGTAAACGTTACTCGCACGAATGATAAGAAGGAACAGGTAATAGTTCCTGTTAAGGTACATATTCGTGTGCTTCCGAAAGTTATTGCGGATAAAGATTTGCCAGAAAAAGGTACGAAGGAATATGAATTTATTGCGCAGAACTACACGAAGGTAATGTATGCAGCTGGCGAGGGTGGAACCATGCAGTCGCCAATGCACACTTACTGGGTGCGTAATGGCAAAGAGTCTGCAATAAAAGATTATATTCCAGACGTTCTTGCTGATAAGGGATACGTGTTTAAGGATTGGTCGTCTAAGACGATTGAAAAGCCAGCGTCTCCGGCAGATCAACGTAAAGCTACCAATGAAGAGCGTGAAGTATTGGCTAATATAGCTATTGTTGATGGTATGCAGTTTGTGGCAAAGATTATTCGTAATTCGCATAATTCTACTTTGGCTGCATTGCAGAATCTGCTTAGTGAAGCTCAAAAGGAAAATGCAAAGGGAATTTATGAAGCGAAGAAAGAGCAATTAGCTAAAATTGCGGAAAGTAATGGTAAGCATTACTTAGCTGAGTTGATTCGCAAATCTAATAACAGTACTTTAGCTGCATTGAGTAACTTACTAGCGCAAAATATTACTAATCCGTTGGAGATTAATAATACTATTGAACGCGATAAGCTGGCTGAGCTTGCTGATGCTGCAGGTAAATCATTTGTTGCAAAGATAATTCGCAACTCTAAGAAGTCTAGTTTGGAAGCCTTGAAGCAGCTTTTGCGCAATGTAGGTGTAAATCCTGAGACTTCTCTGCCAGAGCCTAAGCCAATACGTGAAACCACTATTACTGCCAACTTCGAGAAGATGGCTCCTATGAAGTTTACGTTTAGCGGTTCTGCTCGCGAGGGTATTTTGACGAACTTCAGATTGCAAAACATGACTGAAGGTTCGGGCGATGCGAATAACAAGATTACGGTAGACGGCAAGGAAGTAACTATTAACGAGTTAGTTTCCCAGGTTAAGAATTCTGTAAACGGCATTAGCGCAAAATGCGCTGGTACTGCTTGCACGATTTCCGGAACTCCGAAGATTGTGGACAGTAAGCCGAAAGTTGAGCTAACGTTTACCACTACCGACAAGTACGGTCGCCAAGCGGAAATTACTGTTGAAATTGATGTGATTTCTGAGAGCAAACCTGCTCCAATGCTCGTGCCAACTCCAGCACCTGTTCCAACGCCTGTGCCGCCAGCTCCTGCACCAGCTCCGTCAAAGCCAGAAGAAGAACAAAGACAAGAAGAATATCCGATTCCAGAATCATATCCGTATATTCCAATGCCTGAAGCTCCTTCGTCTGAAGTCGTACCTGAACAGACTGCGGAAGCGAAGCAAAAAACAGAGCCAGAAGCCGTGAAGGATTCTGCAAAGCAGCCGTCAGAAGCTCTGCCTCAAACTGGTAGTGACGTTACACAGTCCGCGTTAATTGCCAGCTTGTTAGCGTCTGTTGGTTTAGCTGGATTTGCTGCTAAGCATCGCAGACGTAAGAACGAAGATAACGAAAGTTGA
- a CDS encoding 50S ribosomal protein L25/general stress protein Ctc: MATKITLEGEVRNEFGKGVARRLRVANLIPASIYAGGAEPVHVTLPMRETTLSLRHANALFTIKFGNESRIAVVKDVQRNPVKRIVEHIDFYEVKAGEKIDVEVPVFVEGTPKGAAVAFVDVQELKVRANVANLPERLVVNVDGLADGTKVFAKDVKLPEGVVLDMDGEESVVSVTVPEDAATEEPAAAPAADAAAPSAEAPAAE, translated from the coding sequence ATGGCTACAAAGATTACACTTGAAGGCGAAGTTCGCAATGAGTTCGGTAAGGGCGTTGCTCGCCGTTTGCGTGTTGCCAATTTGATTCCAGCCAGCATTTACGCTGGTGGTGCTGAGCCTGTACATGTGACTCTTCCAATGAGAGAGACTACTCTTTCTCTTCGTCACGCAAACGCTTTGTTTACCATTAAGTTTGGCAATGAGTCACGAATCGCAGTTGTTAAGGATGTTCAGCGCAACCCTGTTAAGCGCATCGTTGAGCACATTGACTTCTACGAAGTCAAGGCTGGCGAAAAGATTGACGTTGAGGTGCCAGTGTTTGTTGAAGGCACTCCAAAGGGTGCTGCTGTTGCATTCGTAGACGTTCAGGAGCTTAAGGTTCGCGCAAACGTTGCCAACTTGCCAGAGCGCTTGGTAGTTAATGTTGACGGCTTGGCCGATGGCACCAAGGTGTTTGCTAAAGATGTTAAGCTTCCTGAGGGCGTTGTGCTCGACATGGATGGCGAAGAGTCTGTTGTTAGCGTCACTGTTCCAGAAGATGCTGCTACAGAAGAGCCAGCTGCCGCTCCTGCTGCCGATGCTGCCGCTCCTTCAGCCGAAGCTCCTGCAGCCGAGTAA